In a genomic window of Cytobacillus sp. FSL H8-0458:
- the thiO gene encoding glycine oxidase ThiO translates to MRKMFDAVIVGGGINGSSIAFQLAKRGYRAAVLDKGKIAGKASGAAAGILGAQTELTEDGPLFQLACKSRSMYRSLIPELEDLAQVHIGYQNKGVYKVASNKEEEQVLKRLIESQQKADEQAEWFSIDDLIKREPFVSNKLRGAMYIPNDGQVQAYELSLAFAKASIALGAEVYEYTHVTDFILKDEKVYGVRTSQGEFLADSVIVASGAWSREILERTDLALPIIPVKGECFSVKLEKPLVQGTIFSHGCYIVPKQSGRLVVGATVKVNSFDEKVTLEGISSLMEKAKELVPDIVKAEWERAWTGIRPQSADGQPFLGEHPAYRGLYIAAGHFRNGILLAPATGELMADILEGKTEQHNPFKLSRLECLVHSSKGVFL, encoded by the coding sequence ATGAGGAAAATGTTTGACGCTGTGATAGTTGGAGGCGGCATTAACGGAAGCTCCATTGCTTTTCAACTGGCTAAAAGAGGGTATAGAGCAGCTGTTTTGGATAAGGGGAAAATAGCCGGCAAGGCTTCTGGAGCAGCAGCTGGAATTTTAGGAGCCCAAACGGAACTGACAGAAGACGGCCCGCTATTCCAGCTGGCATGCAAAAGCCGCTCCATGTACCGGAGCCTGATTCCTGAACTGGAAGACTTAGCACAAGTGCATATTGGCTATCAAAATAAGGGTGTATATAAAGTGGCGTCTAATAAAGAAGAGGAGCAGGTATTAAAAAGATTGATAGAAAGCCAGCAAAAAGCGGATGAGCAGGCCGAATGGTTTTCGATTGATGACCTGATCAAACGTGAACCGTTCGTATCAAACAAATTGAGGGGTGCCATGTATATACCGAATGACGGACAGGTGCAGGCATATGAATTGTCCCTTGCCTTTGCAAAAGCTTCAATAGCCCTCGGCGCAGAAGTTTATGAGTATACACATGTAACAGATTTTATTTTAAAAGACGAAAAGGTTTATGGGGTCAGAACCAGCCAGGGGGAATTTCTGGCAGATTCAGTTATTGTTGCTTCCGGGGCCTGGAGCAGGGAGATTCTTGAAAGAACGGACCTTGCGCTGCCCATTATTCCGGTTAAAGGCGAGTGCTTCTCGGTCAAGCTTGAAAAACCGCTTGTACAGGGGACGATTTTTTCACATGGATGCTATATCGTTCCAAAGCAATCTGGGAGGCTGGTAGTTGGAGCGACGGTTAAGGTAAATTCATTTGATGAGAAGGTGACCCTTGAGGGAATATCCTCGCTGATGGAAAAGGCGAAAGAACTGGTTCCGGATATAGTTAAGGCTGAATGGGAGCGTGCCTGGACAGGGATTCGACCGCAATCGGCTGATGGACAGCCTTTTTTAGGAGAACATCCTGCTTATAGAGGGCTATATATTGCTGCGGGCCACTTTCGGAATGGGATCCTTCTTGCCCCGGCAACAGGAGAGCTGATGGCAGACATCCTCGAAGGCAAAACGGAGCAGCATAACCCGTTTAAGCTGTCCCGGCTTGAATGTTTAGTCCATTCG